In the Spartinivicinus poritis genome, one interval contains:
- a CDS encoding M28 family peptidase produces MNKLIKLFRNIIILLLLAISALWIALARPINFTQGSYAPEFIVKPQFLENHVQQLSQAFLPRNSDNPANLIKVAEYIKSNLNQSTDNVELQYFNVGNSRYANVLAYYGPESNETIVVGAHYDAYSVFPGADDNASGVAGLIVLGQLLGKTKLNTRIELVAYSLEEPPFFATPNMGSAIHAKNLKDKSKNIKIMISLEMIGYFNNEKGSQHYPSKLLELIYPDKGNFIAVVDEVFSNRAQGVKSAINRHTDLPAYSINAPLFIPGIDYSDHRNYWEQGYPAVMVTDTAFYRNLKYHTADDTYDRLDYERMAKVIYGVFKYLQEIDSQR; encoded by the coding sequence ATGAATAAACTCATAAAACTTTTCCGAAATATAATAATATTACTGCTACTCGCTATCAGTGCACTTTGGATTGCTCTTGCAAGGCCAATTAATTTTACACAAGGCTCATACGCGCCAGAATTCATTGTAAAACCACAATTTCTCGAAAACCACGTTCAACAGTTGAGTCAAGCGTTTCTACCCCGCAACAGTGATAACCCAGCCAACTTAATCAAGGTTGCAGAATATATTAAAAGCAATCTAAACCAATCGACAGATAATGTTGAGTTACAATATTTTAATGTGGGTAATAGCCGTTATGCAAATGTATTAGCTTACTACGGCCCTGAAAGTAATGAAACAATAGTAGTTGGTGCACACTATGATGCATATTCTGTATTCCCAGGCGCTGACGATAATGCCTCTGGTGTAGCAGGCCTGATTGTGCTCGGGCAGTTACTTGGAAAAACAAAACTCAATACTCGTATTGAATTAGTCGCCTATTCGTTAGAAGAACCACCATTCTTTGCTACCCCAAATATGGGGAGTGCAATACATGCTAAAAACTTAAAAGACAAGTCAAAAAACATCAAAATAATGATTTCGCTTGAAATGATTGGTTACTTTAACAATGAGAAAGGCTCACAACACTACCCATCAAAATTGCTTGAACTCATTTATCCTGATAAAGGCAACTTTATTGCTGTAGTGGACGAAGTCTTTTCAAACCGAGCACAAGGCGTAAAGTCAGCTATTAATCGCCATACCGACTTACCTGCTTACTCTATTAATGCACCATTATTTATACCTGGCATCGATTATTCTGATCACAGAAATTATTGGGAACAAGGTTACCCTGCCGTCATGGTGACAGATACCGCATTTTATCGAAACCTTAAATATCACACAGCAGATGATACTTATGACCGGCTAGATTATGAGAGGATGGCCAAAGTTATATATGGAGTATTTAAGTATCTACAAGAGATTGACTCTCAGAGATAA
- a CDS encoding PEP-CTERM sorting domain-containing protein, which produces MKSMKKALGVLALSLAGTTSATAGLLSIEGGQVGTLPGNHNPSGGITKPGLQVTYGGNLKADANVNLTYEFLGSEASFENIFLTINGQGFNNKQTQAGQEIFDSVLQGNWLNFSFKTPHATVANGNNNDNNIHQADLLKPSFFLAAAGENSYYIGLNDDGGHFDYDFDDMVLKVTATKTPTPVPVPGTVALIGLGLLALRKRNR; this is translated from the coding sequence ATGAAATCCATGAAAAAAGCGCTTGGTGTATTAGCATTATCTCTTGCTGGTACTACTTCTGCTACTGCTGGTTTGCTTTCTATCGAAGGCGGCCAAGTTGGTACTTTACCAGGTAATCACAACCCAAGTGGCGGTATTACCAAGCCTGGTTTACAAGTTACTTATGGTGGCAACCTGAAAGCTGATGCCAATGTTAACCTTACTTATGAGTTTTTAGGCTCTGAAGCATCCTTTGAAAACATATTCTTGACCATCAATGGCCAAGGCTTTAACAACAAACAAACTCAAGCAGGACAAGAAATATTTGACTCAGTTCTACAAGGAAACTGGTTAAATTTCAGCTTCAAAACCCCTCATGCCACTGTTGCTAATGGCAATAACAACGACAACAATATTCACCAAGCTGACTTGCTGAAACCTTCTTTTTTCCTAGCAGCTGCTGGTGAAAATAGCTACTACATTGGTTTAAATGACGATGGTGGGCACTTTGATTATGACTTCGATGACATGGTTTTGAAAGTGACTGCAACTAAAACACCGACACCTGTACCCGTACCTGGTACTGTAGCTCTAATCGGCTTAGGCTTGTTAGCACTACGTAAGCGTAATCGCTAA